The genomic region ATCAGGCAGATAGATGAAGGTGGCCATACCAAAGATCTAGAAATCAACTTCGACTACGACGCTAAGAAAGCCATCTTAGAAGATCACAAACACGATACCGAGCAAAGTTTTGAAATCAATAAAGGCGTTCAAGACCTAATTTCTGCATTTTACTATATGAGAAATCGTGTAGACAGGCACCAATTGTCTAAAGGGCAAGAATTTGTTTCAGACATTCTTTTTGATGATGATGGCCTCTTTAAGTTTAAGCTTAAATATTTAGGAAAGGAAACCTTAAATACTAAGTTTGGTAAGATTAAATGTTTGAAATTTAGACCGTACGTGCAATCGGGACGTATTTTCGAAGAGGAGGAAAGTTTAACGCTTTGGGTTTCTGATGATGATAATAAAATGCCTATCCGAATTAAGGCAGATATCTTGGTGGGATCGATAAAAGCAGATTTGGAAGCTTTTAAAGGGCTTAAAAATCAGTTTAAAATAATAATGGATTGATGGATATAAAGCCGGAAATTGAAGCGCAAATTGCAAAGCTTGAAGAGAAATACAAAAATTCGGGTCAAGATCTTAGCTCTTATTTAGACGGACTCCTTTACGAAAAATACTTAACGTATTGGGATTACATTCATCTTGATACGCTTTTGAGCTTGCAAATACCGCGAACGCATTTTCCAGATGAAGAAATCTTCATCATGTACCATCAAATTACAGAACTGTATTTTAAACTCATTATCCATGAGCAAAAGCAGTTGATTGATGACAAGGTTCAGAAATTGGACTTCTTAATTACCAAAATTGAGCGCATCAATAATTATTATAAAATTTTGATCAATTCATTTAATGTAATGATTAATGGAATGGATCGATCGCAGTTTTTAAAGTACCGCATGGCCTTGCTTCCTGCAAGCGGATTTCAATCGGCACAGTTTAGGATGATAGAGATTTATTCTACTCCCATATACAATTTACTTCCGGCAAATGTAAAGCAAGAATTAGATGAAAACGCCCCGCTTGAAGAGCTTTACGAAAATATTTATTGGAAAAAAGGTGCGGTAGATACTAAAACCAATGAAAAAACGCTTACCTTAAAGCAGTTTGAGTACAGGTATACGCCAAGATTCATGAGAATAGCAAATGAGGTAAAAGGTGTTACTATTTACGAAAAATTCTTAAATTTGCCCGACGAAGTAAAAAATAACCCGTTGCTAATCAACGCGATGAAAGAGCTAGATGTAAATGCAAACGTTAATTGGAACTTAATGCATATGGGTGCCGCCTATAAACATTTGAGCAAAGACAAGCAAACGATTGATGCTACGGGAGGAACAAATTGGAAAGATTATTTGCCACCAAGTTTTCAGAAAATAATATTTTTTCCTGAGATTTGGAGCGAAACAGAGAAAGCCGACTGGGGAAAGCAGTGGGTGGAGCATATGTTTAACCCTCAAACAAATTAATTTTAAATGCCAAAGAATGTATTCGCACTTGTATGTTTAGCCTTATTGGCTTTCGTAGCGTGCAAAGAAGAGAAGAGAGAGAAGGTAGAAGAGGCCAATGTGGTAAAAGCGGCGGACCTAAAACCTATTGAAGTAAAGGAATTTGGATACAATTTAAACCAATATTACGTAGTAAGGGATACGGTAAAGGCTGGAGACAGTTTTGGTGAAATACTACAACGAAATAATCTAGACTACCCACAAATATACAATATTGTAGAAGGCGCTAAAGATTCTTTTAATATAGCTAGTCTACAAGTAGGGAAACCTTATACCCTTTTATGTACTAAGGGAGATTCACTTCAAGTACCAAAATGTTTTATTTACCAGCCGAACAGCATCGACTACGTAGTGGTCGATTTTGCTGATTCCACTTTGGTTAAAAAAGGGAAGAAAGAAGTGAAATTAGTAGAACGGGAGGCAACAGGAATCATTAATGGTTCTCTATACCAAACCTTGCAAGAACAAGGCTTGAGCCCAATTGTAGCTTATAAAATGTCTGATGTGTATGCATGGACCATCGACTTCTTCAGAATTCAAAAAGGAGATCGCTTCAAGGTTATTTTTACTGAAAAGTATATCGATGATTCTATTTACGCTGGTGTCGATAAAATTAAGGCAGCATATTTTGAACATAAAGGTGAACCTATTTATTCGTTCCGTTTCGAAACCGATTCTACCAAACATATTGTAGATTATTTTGATGAAAATGCAAAGAATTTAAGAAGGGCATTTTTAAAGGCTCCAGTGCAGTTTAGTAGAATATCTTCCCGTTACAATTTAAAACGAAGAATTGCCTACTACGGAAATAAGATTAGACCTCATAAAGGAACAGATTTTGCCGCGCCCGTAGGGACACCCATTCTGTCTACTGCAAATGGTACGGTAGTAGAGTCTGCTAGAAGAGGGGGAAATGGTAACTATGTAAAAGTTAAACACAACGGTACTTATAGCACACAATACCTCCATATGAGCAAGCGTAAAGTGAATGTTGGTCAATATGTAAAACAAGGCGATGTCATCGGTTGGGTAGGTATGACCGGGAATACAAGCGGGCCTCACGTATGCTACCGTTTTTGGAAAAATGGAAGACAGGTAGATCCTTTTAAGCAAGATTTGCCAAAGGCAGAACCCATTGGGGATTCCCTTAAAGTAAAATACCTTGCGCATATTGAGCCTATAAAAGCAAGATTGGATTCCTTAGTTTTTCCTAGTGAAGAAACTACCAATGAAGAAGAATTTTTAACAGAACTAAATCAGAAGAATGCCATTAGCAGCAATAAATCCAACTAAATTAGAAGCTTGGAAAAAGCTACAAGAACACTACAATACATTTCAGGATACTACAATAAAAAGTTTATTTGCACAAGACTCCCAAAGAGCAAACAAATATACCATTCAATGGAATGATTTTTATTTGGATTATTCCAAAAATAGAATCGACGATACCACGCATAAGTTATTATTGCAATTAGCAGATGAGGTAAAACTTAAGGATGCTATCGAAAAGTATTTTTCGGGTGACCTTATTAACGAAACAGAGAATAGAGCTGTATTACATACGGCATTGAGGGCTAAGGAAAGGGAGAAAATATTTGTTGATGGGGAAAATGTGGTACCTGAAGTTTATGAGGTAAAAGAAAAGATAAAAAACTTTACTGAAAGTATTATTTCTGGAACTAAAAAAGGACATACAGGAAAGGCATTTACCGATGTGGTAAATATAGGTATTGGTGGCTCAGACCTTGGTCCGGCGATGGTAACGGAAGCACTTCAATATTATCAAAACCATCTCAACGTTCATTTTGTAAGTAATGTAGATGGAGACCACGTGCATGAGGTCATTAAAAAGTTGGATCCAGAGACAACCCTTTTTGTAATTGTTTCCAAAACCTTTACAACCCAAGAAACCTTAAGCAACGCTACTACCATTAAAAATTGGTTTTTAAAGTCGGCTTCACAAAAAGATGTTGCGGCGCATTTTGTGGCAGTTTCCACAAATTTGGAAAAAATAGCAGAATTTGGGATCGACTCCGAAAATGTTTTCCCAATGAAAGATTGGGTTGGAGGCCGTTTTTCTCTTTGGAGTGCTGTGGGGTTATCTATAGCCTTGGCCGTTGGTTACGACAACTTCGATAAGTTATTGGCCGGGGCAAATGCTATGGACGAACATTTTAAGGAAACACCATTCGAAAAAAATATCCCTGTTATTTTGGCACTATTGAGTGTATGGTACAATAACTTTTATGGAGCAGAAAGCGAAGCGTTAATTCCGTATTCGCAATACCTTCATAGATTATCCGCATACTTACAGCAAGGCACTATGGAAAGTAACGGGAAAAGTGTGGACAGAAATGGCGAAAAAGTAACCTACCAAACAGGAACAATTATTTGGGGAGAACCTGGTACCAATTCACAACATGCTTTCTTTCAACTAATCCATCAAGGAACTAAATTAATCCCAGCGGATTTTATTGGCTTTACGGAATCTTTACATGGAGATAAAGACCATCACGATAAATTAATGGCCAATTATTTTGCGCAAACGGAAGCTTTGCTGAACGGTAAAACAGAAGCTGAAGTAAGGGCAGAATTGGAAGAAAAAAATCTTTCAGAAGAAGAAATAGAGAAACTATTGCCTTTTAAACTTTTTGAAGGTAATAAACCTACAAACTCATTATTGATTCACAAATTAACCCCACAGGCTTTGGGAGAGTTGATAGCGATGTACGAGCATAAAATTTTTGTACAAGGGGTGATTTGGAATATTTTTAGTTTCGATCAATGGGGGGTAGAATTAGGAAAACAATTGGCTTCTACCATATTGAAAGATATAAATTCTGAAAAAGTTAGTAATCACGACAATTCCACGTTAAATCTTTTAGAATTTTATAAAAGGAGTTAACAATATTTTAAAATTCAATAAAACGTAGCCGTGTAATCTTCACAATATTACATTGTTACGTTTTTTGTTTATTTTTGTCTTAGTGTTAAATTATTTAACAATGCCTTAATCAAAGAGTCTTATTTATCTAAGACTTTTGCAGGGTTAAATTAAATCAAACAAAAAATGAAGACAATTCAAAATTGGATTTTAACAGCAGTAATTGCATTGATTACTACAACAGCCTTCTCACAAGGAACAATTACAGGGTCTGTTGTAGATGGAAGCCTTCAGGAACCATTACCTGGAGCAAACGTAATGGTTAAGGGTTCTACTTCTGGAACTTCAACCGATTTCGATGGAAATTTTACTTTAAACGTTACTCAAAACACAGGAACTGTTGTGGTTTCTTACATTGGTTTTGTAGCTCAGGAAGTAAAGTATACCATTGCAAATGGAACCGCAAACTTGGGCACAATTAGCTTACAGGCAAACGCCGAAGAATTAGAAGGAGTTGTGGTTACAGGAGTTGTGGATATTGCAAAAGATAGAAAAACGCCAGTGGCGGTTTCTACCATTAAAGCAAACGAAATTCAGGAAAAGCTTGGTTCTCAGGAATTTCCCGAGGTATTAAACACCACACCATCTATTTACGCTACCAAAACCGGGGGAGGTTTTGGTGATGCAAGAATAAATATTCGTGGATTTGACACTCAAAATTCAGCCGTAATGATTAACGGAGTTCCAGTAAACGACATGGAGAACGGACAGGTGTACTGGAGTAACTGGGCTGGATTGAGCGATGTAGCCTCGGCTATTCAAGTGCAAAGAGGTCTAGGTTCTTCCAAATTGGCTATCTCTTCCGTAGGAGGAACAATAAATGTGCTAACCAAGAGCTCTTTACGTAAAGAAGGAGGATTCATTGGCAGTACTGTTGGAAATGATAATTATTTAAAAACAATTGGTGCTTATTCCACAGGATTAATGGATAATGGTTGGTCTGCTTCTGCACTTTTTAGTCGCACAGCAGGGGCCATGTATGTAGATGGAAGTGATTTTGAAGGGTACAATTACTTTTTTGCATTGGGATATCAGCCGGCAGATAATCATCAGTTGGAATTTACCGTAACAGGAGCGCCGCAATGGCACCACCAAAGATCTTTTGCTCCTTCCATAAGCGACTACATTCAATATGGTAATGGAACAGATCCAGATAGAAGGTACAATAGTGATTGGGGATATAAAAATGGAGAAGAATATAACTTCAGAAGAAATTTCTATCATAAACCTATTTTAAGTCTTAATTGGTCATGGGATATAAATTCATCTATGAAACTTGAAACGTCTACCTATGCTTCCTTTGGTAGAGGGGGAGGAACTGGTGAAATTGGAGAGATAAATGGCCAACGTCAATTTCAATTGCCTAGATCAAGTGATGGACTTGTTAGGGTAGACGATATTGTTAATTACAATAGTGGTGGACTGGTACCAGACTTTAGTCCTCAACCAAGAGAAAGAATAGACGGGTTGTTTTTAAACAATAGCGATTTAAATCCTAATGAAAATAACACCAATGGAATTACTCGTAGAGCTTCCATAAATTCTCATAACTGGTATGGGATACTCGCTAATTTAAGCACAGAGCTCAATGATAAACTAACGTTGGATTTCGGTATCGATCTTAGAAACTACAAAGGTTTCCATTATCGTAGGGTAAATGACCTTTTAGGGGGTGACGCTTACCAGCAAACGGATGATCGCAACAATCCCGTTAACGATCCATCTCAATCAAACATCTTTTTTGAAACATATGACGCCAATCAACCATGGTGGGTTTTTGGAAATATAGATGATGAGGAAAAAATAGACTATTACAATGTAGGTTACGTAAATTGGTTAGGTGTTTTTGGTCAATTGGAATATGAATTCACTGAAAATGTTACTGGATTTATCCAGGGAGCACTATCCAATCAAGGGTTTTCTAGAGAAGAATTTTTTAATGAAGTACCGCCTGCGAAAACAGATTATGAAAATATTTGGGGTGGAAATATAAAAGGAGGAGTTAACTGGAATATTGACGCTCATAATAATGTGTTTGTTAACGGAGGATATTACTCAAAACAACCTTTATTTGACGCAGTTTTTATTAACTTTTCAAATACTGTAAATCCAAATCTTACTAATGAAAAAGTTACAGGTATAGAATTGGGTTACGGCTATAGGAGTTCATTATTTAGAGCAAACGTAAACCTTTATAGAACGAGTTGGGCAGATCGTTTCGAATCTGTTTCTGCAACGTTTAACGCTGGTGAGCCAAATGAAATTAGAGGAACTGC from Galbibacter sp. BG1 harbors:
- a CDS encoding peptidoglycan DD-metalloendopeptidase family protein — protein: MPKNVFALVCLALLAFVACKEEKREKVEEANVVKAADLKPIEVKEFGYNLNQYYVVRDTVKAGDSFGEILQRNNLDYPQIYNIVEGAKDSFNIASLQVGKPYTLLCTKGDSLQVPKCFIYQPNSIDYVVVDFADSTLVKKGKKEVKLVEREATGIINGSLYQTLQEQGLSPIVAYKMSDVYAWTIDFFRIQKGDRFKVIFTEKYIDDSIYAGVDKIKAAYFEHKGEPIYSFRFETDSTKHIVDYFDENAKNLRRAFLKAPVQFSRISSRYNLKRRIAYYGNKIRPHKGTDFAAPVGTPILSTANGTVVESARRGGNGNYVKVKHNGTYSTQYLHMSKRKVNVGQYVKQGDVIGWVGMTGNTSGPHVCYRFWKNGRQVDPFKQDLPKAEPIGDSLKVKYLAHIEPIKARLDSLVFPSEETTNEEEFLTELNQKNAISSNKSN
- a CDS encoding tryptophan 2,3-dioxygenase family protein, with translation MDIKPEIEAQIAKLEEKYKNSGQDLSSYLDGLLYEKYLTYWDYIHLDTLLSLQIPRTHFPDEEIFIMYHQITELYFKLIIHEQKQLIDDKVQKLDFLITKIERINNYYKILINSFNVMINGMDRSQFLKYRMALLPASGFQSAQFRMIEIYSTPIYNLLPANVKQELDENAPLEELYENIYWKKGAVDTKTNEKTLTLKQFEYRYTPRFMRIANEVKGVTIYEKFLNLPDEVKNNPLLINAMKELDVNANVNWNLMHMGAAYKHLSKDKQTIDATGGTNWKDYLPPSFQKIIFFPEIWSETEKADWGKQWVEHMFNPQTN
- the pgi gene encoding glucose-6-phosphate isomerase, producing MPLAAINPTKLEAWKKLQEHYNTFQDTTIKSLFAQDSQRANKYTIQWNDFYLDYSKNRIDDTTHKLLLQLADEVKLKDAIEKYFSGDLINETENRAVLHTALRAKEREKIFVDGENVVPEVYEVKEKIKNFTESIISGTKKGHTGKAFTDVVNIGIGGSDLGPAMVTEALQYYQNHLNVHFVSNVDGDHVHEVIKKLDPETTLFVIVSKTFTTQETLSNATTIKNWFLKSASQKDVAAHFVAVSTNLEKIAEFGIDSENVFPMKDWVGGRFSLWSAVGLSIALAVGYDNFDKLLAGANAMDEHFKETPFEKNIPVILALLSVWYNNFYGAESEALIPYSQYLHRLSAYLQQGTMESNGKSVDRNGEKVTYQTGTIIWGEPGTNSQHAFFQLIHQGTKLIPADFIGFTESLHGDKDHHDKLMANYFAQTEALLNGKTEAEVRAELEEKNLSEEEIEKLLPFKLFEGNKPTNSLLIHKLTPQALGELIAMYEHKIFVQGVIWNIFSFDQWGVELGKQLASTILKDINSEKVSNHDNSTLNLLEFYKRS
- a CDS encoding TonB-dependent receptor; this translates as MKTIQNWILTAVIALITTTAFSQGTITGSVVDGSLQEPLPGANVMVKGSTSGTSTDFDGNFTLNVTQNTGTVVVSYIGFVAQEVKYTIANGTANLGTISLQANAEELEGVVVTGVVDIAKDRKTPVAVSTIKANEIQEKLGSQEFPEVLNTTPSIYATKTGGGFGDARINIRGFDTQNSAVMINGVPVNDMENGQVYWSNWAGLSDVASAIQVQRGLGSSKLAISSVGGTINVLTKSSLRKEGGFIGSTVGNDNYLKTIGAYSTGLMDNGWSASALFSRTAGAMYVDGSDFEGYNYFFALGYQPADNHQLEFTVTGAPQWHHQRSFAPSISDYIQYGNGTDPDRRYNSDWGYKNGEEYNFRRNFYHKPILSLNWSWDINSSMKLETSTYASFGRGGGTGEIGEINGQRQFQLPRSSDGLVRVDDIVNYNSGGLVPDFSPQPRERIDGLFLNNSDLNPNENNTNGITRRASINSHNWYGILANLSTELNDKLTLDFGIDLRNYKGFHYRRVNDLLGGDAYQQTDDRNNPVNDPSQSNIFFETYDANQPWWVFGNIDDEEKIDYYNVGYVNWLGVFGQLEYEFTENVTGFIQGALSNQGFSREEFFNEVPPAKTDYENIWGGNIKGGVNWNIDAHNNVFVNGGYYSKQPLFDAVFINFSNTVNPNLTNEKVTGIELGYGYRSSLFRANVNLYRTSWADRFESVSATFNAGEPNEIRGTANLLGITQVHMGVEFDGRLQLDRLGINGMFSLGNWEYKDDVQATYFDNDQNPIIINGQPAEENLPLDGVKVGDAAQLTAFLGADYQLFDALTIDAGYRFADNLYADFDATDIDDQGALKLPSFGLLDAGFTVNLPVLKEYRLNFRVNVNNVLDETYIAESDTNIFAQPGDDTYNGISTANRVFFGFGRTWNASLRFNF
- a CDS encoding DUF3108 domain-containing protein; the encoded protein is MKKIILALTIFWLSAFVNQSEEIKSDSFQAGEWFKFRIHYGIFNASYATLEVKNDYVQGREVYHVIGRGQTTGLASLFFKVDDNYESYFDKETGQPYKFIRQIDEGGHTKDLEINFDYDAKKAILEDHKHDTEQSFEINKGVQDLISAFYYMRNRVDRHQLSKGQEFVSDILFDDDGLFKFKLKYLGKETLNTKFGKIKCLKFRPYVQSGRIFEEEESLTLWVSDDDNKMPIRIKADILVGSIKADLEAFKGLKNQFKIIMD